One Octopus sinensis linkage group LG11, ASM634580v1, whole genome shotgun sequence genomic window carries:
- the LOC115217495 gene encoding uncharacterized protein LOC115217495, with product MLHNFWLGRRSGNVLFILLMLTLTCNIIFYSQRYLNKSAAWENNCDLNTYLKVSMKFIESKGSKSFKEILHSYCPGVDENDKDVQRLIWALFDLVNFCKKNVSITARPETNRPILTMFTSWDVNETKYIVHNNTISNWIKLKKYVNPIIFTNSSQYKKLCSDAGWTVYPITHYAAGGAPVLKTMFLKAMENFNTTYYAFANGDILFEDGLIDTLFLLMEEMSIDNMSHPLLLIGRRTNVKYLSRKDASTHKSLRGVAREKGHLFLVNAEDYFITNRNYPWKDIPNLVIGRPAYDNWLVAHARRSNFTVIDASDTILAVHQTTNAGNWEGHKRKFSNYNDILLKKLKLPRRYRNGETGCTPLRTAYDLCSRIVIQERKVFPPQCHIKPG from the coding sequence ATGTTGCACAACTTTTGGCTGGGGAGACGTTCTGGTAACGTGCTCTTTATTCTTCTCATGTTGACGCTGACCTGCAATATAATCTTCTATTCTCAACGCTACCTCAATAAGTCTGCTGCCTGGGAGAATAACTGTGATTTGAACACATATCTGAAAGTGTCTATGAAATTTATCGAGTCTAAAGGTTCCAAGTCTTTCAAGGAAATTCTTCATAGCTATTGTCCTGGTGTTGATGAAAATGACAAGGATGTTCAGCGCCTGATTTGGGCTCTTTTTGATCTTGTGAATTTCTGCAAGAAAAATGTTAGCATTACAGCTCGTCCTGAGACCAACAGACCCATTCTAACTATGTTTACATCATGGGATGTGAATGAAACCAAATATATTGTCCATAACAACACAATCTCAAACTGGATAAagctaaagaaatatgtaaacccCATCATTTTCACAAACAGCAGCCAGTACAAAAAACTTTGTAGTGATGCTGGCTGGACTGTTTACCCCATTACACATTATGCTGCTGGTGGAGCTCCTGTCTTGAAAACAATGTTTTTAAAAGCCATGGAGAACTTTAACACTACATATTATGCTTTTGCAAACGGTGATATTCTCTTTGAAGATGGTCTTATCGATACTCTGTTCTTGCTTATGGAAGAAATGAGCATTGACAACATGTCTCATCCTTTACTTCTAATTGGCCGGAGGACTAATGTAAAATATTTGTCCAGAAAGGATGCATCCACCCATAAAAGTCTGAGGGGTGTGGCAAGAGAAAAAGGACACCTATTCTTAGTAAATGCTGAAGATTATTTTATTACAAACCGCAACTATCCCTGGAAGGATATTCCTAACCTCGTGATAGGACGTCCAGCTTATGACAACTGGCTTGTAGCGCACGCTCGTCGTTCTAACTTTACTGTTATTGATGCTTCTGATACGATACTCGCTGTACATCAAACTACAAATGCTGGCAACTGGGAAGGCCACAAAAGAAAATTcagtaattataatgatattcttttaaaaaaactcaaGCTGCCTCGGCGTTATCGTAACGGCGAGACAGGGTGTACGCCACTACGGACAGCATATGACCTATGTAGTAGAATAGTCATTCAAGAACGGAAAGTATTCCCCCCACAGTGTCACATAAAACCAGGATGA